Proteins encoded within one genomic window of Candidatus Berkiella cookevillensis:
- the tolA gene encoding cell envelope integrity protein TolA, with the protein MSRKNKEILSVNTTSNKMYFGLAVLLHIVLGVLLFSKFDKTINIEPMAMAPAPAKPIIDAVAINESEIASEVSRLENIEKQKRQKEKEHQQALQKQKDEAVRLRKQEEARIAKLKEEQTKLKLAEEKQKKERIEKEKMAEKEAKEKLEKEKVALEKIKQEKEALLKEKQKIEEAKKQAEAEALAKQKKAEAEALAKAKAQKAEEERLANLRNSQAILDKTMRHAALIGNKVMQNWRQPVGVEIQGFKCKLSVRLSSTGDVLEARVVESSGNLEFDRSSELAVRKASPLPLPEDRDVLESFMKFTFTFNPETA; encoded by the coding sequence ATGTCGCGCAAAAATAAAGAGATTTTAAGTGTGAATACCACTTCCAATAAGATGTATTTTGGTTTAGCTGTATTGCTGCATATTGTGTTGGGCGTTTTGCTCTTCTCTAAATTTGATAAAACCATCAACATAGAGCCAATGGCTATGGCGCCAGCGCCTGCTAAACCCATCATTGATGCCGTTGCCATCAATGAAAGTGAAATCGCAAGTGAAGTATCGCGCTTAGAGAATATCGAAAAGCAAAAACGCCAGAAAGAAAAAGAACATCAGCAAGCCTTACAAAAGCAAAAGGACGAAGCTGTCCGTTTGCGTAAGCAAGAAGAAGCACGCATTGCAAAACTGAAAGAAGAACAAACAAAGCTGAAGCTCGCTGAAGAAAAGCAAAAAAAAGAGCGTATTGAAAAAGAAAAAATGGCTGAGAAGGAAGCCAAAGAAAAACTAGAGAAAGAGAAAGTAGCGCTTGAGAAAATCAAGCAAGAAAAAGAAGCTTTATTGAAAGAGAAACAAAAAATAGAAGAGGCAAAGAAACAAGCGGAGGCAGAGGCTTTAGCAAAACAAAAGAAAGCAGAGGCAGAAGCCTTAGCGAAAGCCAAAGCGCAAAAAGCCGAGGAAGAACGCTTAGCTAATTTGCGTAACAGCCAAGCAATTTTAGATAAAACAATGAGACATGCGGCATTGATTGGTAATAAAGTGATGCAAAATTGGCGGCAACCTGTCGGTGTAGAAATCCAAGGCTTTAAATGCAAACTTTCCGTGCGTTTATCTTCTACCGGCGATGTATTAGAGGCGCGCGTTGTGGAGTCGAGCGGTAATCTTGAATTCGATCGTTCTTCTGAATTAGCGGTTCGAAAGGCATCTCCCTTGCCTTTGCCTGAAGATAGGGATGTTCTAGAGAGTTTTATGAAATTTACCTTTACTTTTAATCCGGAGACAGCATGA
- the ruvB gene encoding Holliday junction branch migration DNA helicase RuvB — translation MSKQAFIEDDVEIRTVDPNLSYPDQQNEKQLRPRYLSEYIGQEKACEQLQIFSEAAKMRQDALDHMLVFGPPGLGKTTLASIVANELGVNIRHTSGPVIAKAGDLAALLTNLQPKDVLFIDEIHRLSPHVEEILYPAMEDRQIDIMIGEGPAARSIKLDLPPFTLIGATTRAGMLTSPLRDRFGIVLRLDFYSDAELTTIVQRSADVFKIPIDLKGAQEIAKRARGTPRIANRLLRRVRDVAEVEAQGSITEAVAKLALNLLEVDGLGFDILDRKLLRCAIEQFDGGPVGLDSLSAAIGEVRDTIEDVIEPYLIQQGYLIRTPRGRKVTEKTYLHFGLTPKKDL, via the coding sequence ATGAGCAAACAAGCTTTCATAGAAGATGACGTAGAAATACGAACAGTTGATCCCAATTTAAGCTATCCTGATCAACAAAACGAGAAACAATTAAGACCTAGGTACTTGTCTGAGTATATTGGACAAGAGAAAGCCTGTGAGCAGTTACAGATTTTTAGTGAAGCAGCTAAGATGCGTCAAGACGCTTTGGATCATATGTTGGTATTTGGTCCTCCTGGCTTAGGCAAGACAACCTTAGCCAGTATTGTTGCAAATGAATTAGGGGTTAACATCAGGCATACGTCAGGCCCAGTCATTGCAAAAGCAGGCGATCTGGCTGCCTTACTCACAAATTTACAGCCTAAGGATGTACTTTTTATCGATGAGATTCATCGGCTGAGCCCTCATGTCGAAGAAATTTTGTATCCCGCAATGGAAGATAGGCAAATTGATATTATGATCGGTGAAGGGCCGGCTGCACGTTCCATTAAGCTGGATTTGCCACCCTTTACATTGATTGGCGCGACAACACGTGCAGGCATGTTAACCTCACCTTTGCGAGATAGGTTTGGTATTGTGCTGCGATTAGATTTTTACAGTGATGCAGAATTAACCACCATTGTGCAAAGAAGCGCGGATGTGTTCAAAATTCCCATTGATCTAAAAGGCGCACAAGAAATTGCAAAGCGTGCGCGTGGAACACCTCGAATTGCAAACCGATTATTGCGACGTGTACGTGACGTAGCTGAGGTAGAGGCGCAAGGTAGCATTACAGAGGCGGTTGCAAAGTTGGCTTTAAATTTATTAGAGGTAGATGGTCTTGGTTTTGATATACTAGACCGAAAATTACTGCGCTGCGCAATTGAACAGTTCGATGGAGGGCCGGTTGGCTTAGATAGTTTATCTGCTGCCATTGGAGAAGTCAGAGATACCATCGAAGATGTGATTGAGCCGTATTTAATTCAGCAAGGTTACTTGATTCGCACCCCAAGAGGCAGAAAAGTAACTGAAAAAACTTATTTGCATTTTGGCTTGACGCCTAAAAAAGATCTTTGA
- the ruvA gene encoding Holliday junction branch migration protein RuvA: MIGRIRGLLIEKAPPWILVDVMGVGYQLQVPMSTFYYLPMTEQEIILHTHFIVREDAQSLYGFLTKEECRLFQDFIKINGIGAKAALALLSGMTTQDLKATISRADIDNLQKIPGIGPKTAQRIIVELQDKKNKWQYGSDLLSSNSGDELVSPIHQAIQALVALGYKNKDAESAVNKIKDKSLACEDMIKVALQGLARA, from the coding sequence ATGATTGGAAGAATAAGAGGTTTGTTGATTGAAAAAGCGCCACCGTGGATCTTGGTTGATGTGATGGGGGTTGGCTATCAATTACAAGTGCCGATGAGTACTTTCTATTATTTGCCCATGACGGAGCAAGAAATTATTTTGCATACCCATTTTATTGTTCGAGAAGATGCACAGTCTTTATATGGTTTTTTGACGAAAGAGGAATGCAGGCTTTTTCAAGATTTTATTAAAATAAATGGGATCGGTGCAAAAGCAGCTTTGGCTTTGCTTTCAGGCATGACCACCCAAGATTTGAAGGCTACCATTAGTCGAGCAGATATTGATAATTTGCAGAAAATTCCTGGTATTGGCCCCAAAACAGCACAGCGTATTATTGTTGAGTTGCAAGACAAGAAAAATAAATGGCAATACGGTAGTGATCTACTATCCTCTAACAGTGGTGATGAACTTGTGTCTCCCATACATCAGGCAATACAAGCATTGGTTGCATTGGGTTATAAAAACAAAGATGCCGAAAGTGCGGTCAATAAGATAAAAGATAAATCACTGGCCTGTGAAGATATGATCAAAGTTGCCTTACAAGGACTTGCCAGAGCATGA
- the tolQ gene encoding protein TolQ: MKADLSLVTLFTDASLLVQFVMVILLIISILSWTIIFQRGSALLKARKWLNDFEERFQGNYDLNQLYNYLASKRHAVTGIEQIFKSGLREFLKLYNQDALPQAIMDGTDRVLRVELSKEEQQLEAHLSFLSSVGSISVYVGLFGTVWGVMTAFRALGNVQQATLAMVAPGISEALVATALGLFAAIPAVYAYNRLSFRVQDLMRRYDNLADEFSNVLHRKLYATDSSDSKAETETAILR; encoded by the coding sequence GTGAAAGCTGACTTATCTTTGGTTACTTTATTTACAGATGCGAGCCTCTTGGTTCAATTTGTGATGGTTATTTTATTAATCATTTCTATTTTATCTTGGACCATTATTTTTCAACGTGGTTCAGCTTTGCTTAAAGCAAGAAAATGGTTAAATGACTTTGAAGAGCGTTTTCAAGGCAATTACGATCTCAATCAACTTTATAATTATTTAGCCTCTAAACGTCACGCTGTGACGGGTATTGAGCAAATCTTCAAATCAGGTTTAAGAGAATTTCTTAAATTGTACAATCAAGATGCATTACCACAAGCCATTATGGATGGTACAGACAGAGTATTGCGTGTTGAATTGTCTAAAGAAGAGCAGCAATTAGAAGCGCATTTATCCTTTCTCTCTTCCGTTGGTTCCATTAGCGTATACGTTGGTTTATTTGGAACCGTATGGGGTGTAATGACAGCGTTTAGAGCACTCGGCAATGTTCAGCAAGCAACGCTTGCAATGGTTGCGCCTGGTATTTCTGAAGCGCTGGTCGCAACGGCTTTAGGCTTATTTGCAGCCATTCCTGCGGTCTATGCCTATAACCGCCTCAGTTTTCGTGTACAAGATTTGATGCGACGTTATGATAATTTAGCCGATGAATTTTCAAATGTACTGCATCGTAAGCTTTATGCTACAGATTCAAGCGATAGCAAAGCAGAGACTGAAACGGCTATTTTAAGATAG
- a CDS encoding Lpg1974 family pore-forming outer membrane protein produces MKTAIKVTLGTMLVAGFAATTAQAGSWNRVAVTGTATYTEATSNAATMGDALIVAGGNPEFRRAFVVEPDNELDFGIGLSYRLGGNNPASDTRLYLDYDHFSDDEVRSASGIRNLGNAGGNGVGSQAILDQKSEQFRLGVTQTLHFGQRLDVTLNGFLEYLKLDRSFSEATAHHARTTEDEMKGFGPGFGAAARGTPFSYCPEFGIFGGANTSLLYAQNEYAQTNSTGAAATSYFYNPEDSHSVVAKLDAEFGVDYRRVINSDMARVLFHAALGVRYVNAINAFKAGNTSWNPSALNGNAQNFAQWTGASHDFGRVGPFLRVTIGGADA; encoded by the coding sequence ATGAAGACAGCAATCAAAGTAACTCTTGGCACAATGTTAGTAGCAGGTTTTGCAGCTACAACAGCGCAAGCAGGTTCATGGAATCGCGTAGCTGTAACCGGTACAGCAACCTACACAGAAGCAACCAGCAATGCTGCAACAATGGGCGATGCTTTAATCGTCGCTGGTGGTAATCCAGAATTTCGTCGCGCCTTTGTGGTTGAGCCTGATAATGAATTAGATTTTGGTATTGGCTTAAGCTATCGCTTAGGTGGTAATAACCCAGCCTCTGACACACGTCTTTATCTTGACTATGATCATTTCTCTGATGATGAAGTTAGAAGCGCTTCTGGCATAAGAAATCTTGGCAATGCAGGTGGTAATGGTGTTGGAAGCCAAGCTATTTTAGATCAAAAATCTGAACAATTCAGATTGGGCGTTACCCAAACTTTACATTTTGGTCAAAGATTGGATGTAACCTTAAATGGTTTCTTAGAATACTTGAAATTAGATAGATCATTCAGTGAAGCAACAGCTCATCATGCAAGAACAACGGAAGATGAAATGAAAGGCTTTGGTCCTGGTTTTGGTGCCGCTGCACGTGGTACGCCATTTAGCTACTGCCCAGAATTCGGTATCTTTGGTGGTGCCAATACATCTTTGCTCTATGCTCAAAATGAGTACGCACAAACAAACAGTACTGGTGCTGCAGCAACTAGCTACTTCTATAACCCAGAAGACAGTCATTCAGTGGTTGCTAAATTAGATGCTGAGTTTGGTGTCGATTATCGTCGTGTTATCAATAGCGATATGGCACGTGTATTGTTCCACGCTGCTTTAGGTGTTCGTTATGTCAATGCTATCAATGCTTTTAAAGCAGGCAATACTTCTTGGAATCCATCTGCTTTAAATGGCAATGCTCAAAACTTTGCGCAATGGACAGGTGCTTCTCATGACTTCGGTAGAGTCGGACCTTTCTTACGTGTCACCATTGGTGGTGCAGACGCCTAA
- the ppa gene encoding inorganic diphosphatase: MGLSLVTAGQNLPHDINVIIEIPAHSEPIKYEVDKKTGALFVDRFLSTCMHYPCDYGYIPKTLSSDGDPVDVLVITPIPVNRGSVIRCRPIGMLMMEDEAGHDQKILAVPTSKLTKLYEHVHKPEDLPALLLKQIAHFFTHYKDLETDKWVKLEGWAGREAAEQVILESIKSYQATEIKPPF, translated from the coding sequence ATGGGCTTATCTCTCGTAACAGCTGGGCAGAATCTTCCACATGATATTAATGTCATTATTGAAATTCCTGCGCATAGCGAACCCATCAAGTATGAAGTAGACAAGAAAACAGGTGCCTTGTTTGTTGATAGATTTCTCTCAACCTGCATGCATTATCCCTGTGACTATGGCTATATTCCCAAAACACTTTCAAGTGACGGTGATCCTGTTGATGTATTGGTGATTACCCCCATCCCTGTTAACCGAGGAAGTGTAATCCGCTGCCGTCCTATCGGTATGCTGATGATGGAAGACGAAGCAGGACACGATCAAAAAATTCTTGCTGTACCAACCAGCAAACTAACAAAATTATATGAGCACGTACATAAACCTGAAGATTTGCCCGCACTGCTCTTAAAACAAATTGCACATTTCTTTACCCACTACAAAGATTTGGAAACAGACAAATGGGTAAAACTGGAAGGCTGGGCTGGTAGAGAAGCAGCTGAACAGGTCATTTTAGAAAGCATTAAGAGCTATCAAGCGACTGAGATAAAGCCACCGTTTTAG
- the tgt gene encoding tRNA guanosine(34) transglycosylase Tgt, translating into MIESQPQINSTFQFEILYQSKHSQARVGRIHTPHGIIDTPNFVAVGTNGTLKALPNHWLDELGLQLMFCNTYHLLVQPGTEVIQQAGGLHNFIQRKRPIITDSGGFQVFSLAYGGIANELKSKGTKKYTGSVLKITEEGVVFRSYFNGEKICLTPESSVQAQKAFGADIIIPLDELTPYHISDEALLDSFKRTHRWELRSLAEHRKNPNNQAMYSVIHGGIHPELRHKSCEILDNADFDGHAIGGSLGKNITELYATVQTTTPKLSPEKPRHLLGIGDLPSIDQCVPLGIDTFDSAYPTRSARHGVLFSFDGPIKIDRQIHRFEHFPVDKDCHCHLCQNYTRAYLYHLFKAKEPTAMLLASTHNVAFMMRRMESYRNQILSGLI; encoded by the coding sequence ATGATCGAATCACAGCCCCAAATTAATAGCACTTTTCAATTTGAAATTTTGTATCAATCCAAACATTCTCAAGCGCGGGTGGGTCGTATTCATACGCCTCACGGTATCATTGATACACCCAATTTCGTAGCAGTTGGCACCAACGGTACACTGAAGGCATTACCAAATCATTGGTTAGATGAACTCGGTTTACAGCTTATGTTTTGTAATACTTATCATTTGTTAGTGCAGCCTGGCACAGAGGTGATTCAACAGGCGGGCGGGTTACACAACTTTATTCAGCGCAAACGCCCTATCATTACGGATTCGGGCGGCTTTCAGGTCTTTAGTCTTGCTTATGGTGGTATTGCGAATGAATTGAAAAGCAAAGGCACCAAGAAATACACGGGCTCAGTCTTAAAAATTACCGAAGAAGGTGTGGTATTTCGCTCCTACTTTAACGGCGAGAAAATTTGCTTAACGCCTGAATCCTCTGTACAAGCGCAAAAAGCATTTGGTGCAGATATTATTATCCCACTTGATGAATTAACGCCTTATCATATCAGTGATGAAGCGTTGTTAGATTCTTTTAAGCGCACACATCGCTGGGAATTACGCTCTTTAGCAGAACACAGGAAAAATCCCAATAACCAAGCCATGTATTCGGTGATTCATGGTGGTATCCATCCAGAATTGAGACATAAAAGCTGTGAAATATTAGATAATGCTGATTTTGATGGTCATGCCATTGGAGGTAGCTTAGGCAAAAATATTACGGAGCTTTATGCCACGGTACAGACAACCACGCCCAAGCTGTCCCCTGAAAAACCACGCCATTTATTAGGTATTGGTGATTTACCCTCTATTGATCAATGTGTGCCACTCGGGATTGATACCTTTGATAGTGCTTACCCCACACGTTCAGCACGTCATGGTGTACTGTTTAGTTTTGATGGACCCATCAAGATTGATAGACAAATACACCGTTTTGAACATTTTCCAGTCGATAAGGACTGCCACTGCCATTTGTGTCAAAACTATACACGTGCTTATTTATATCATTTGTTTAAAGCCAAAGAGCCTACCGCAATGCTACTTGCAAGCACGCACAATGTGGCCTTTATGATGCGCCGAATGGAAAGCTATCGTAATCAGATCTTAAGTGGGCTGATTTAG
- the tolB gene encoding Tol-Pal system beta propeller repeat protein TolB encodes MKLKHALSFLCALSLWPLLSAAELNIEITKGMAGAVPIAVLSESSNSNVSFEEIASIVRNDLRTSGRFQPLSPNDIPNAFRANPSVSAQWQDLGVENLITGAIQANGGDRYTVSFKLYDVFKTQSAGTQLSNGELVVRAGDSGVLTSKEYQNISAHSFRSLAHHISDVIYERLTGIRGAFSTKIAYIMVTPMGNKKQYRLEVSDMDGYQPRVMLESFEPIMSPSWSPDAKSIAFVSFERKRAEIYLLDVATGRRQLLTKFPGINGAPAWSPDASKLALVLSKDGSPKIYVLDIASKNLQQITTGYSIDTEPTWTPDGRSLYFTSNRGGKPQIYKAEVASKQVSRVTFVGGYNARPKLTADGKYLVMIHRSTPGVFHIASQNLVTGEVKVLTDSRLDESPSLSPNGAMVLYGTKEGDRRVLGLVTIDGRGHLRLPAREGSVQEPAWSPFLS; translated from the coding sequence ATGAAACTAAAACATGCACTATCGTTTTTATGTGCACTCAGCTTATGGCCGCTTTTGAGCGCAGCGGAATTAAATATTGAAATTACCAAAGGCATGGCGGGTGCTGTGCCGATTGCTGTTCTTTCTGAAAGTAGCAATAGTAATGTCAGCTTTGAGGAAATTGCGAGTATTGTGCGCAATGATTTGCGAACCAGTGGGCGCTTTCAGCCTTTATCGCCCAATGATATACCCAATGCATTTAGAGCAAATCCTTCCGTATCTGCGCAATGGCAAGATTTGGGGGTTGAAAACTTAATTACGGGTGCCATACAAGCCAATGGTGGCGATCGCTATACAGTATCTTTTAAATTATATGATGTCTTTAAAACACAATCGGCTGGTACTCAACTCTCCAATGGTGAATTGGTTGTAAGGGCTGGGGATAGTGGGGTTTTGACTTCCAAAGAATATCAAAATATCTCTGCACATAGTTTCAGATCGCTTGCACACCATATCAGTGATGTTATTTACGAAAGGTTAACGGGTATCAGAGGGGCTTTTTCAACCAAGATAGCCTATATTATGGTAACGCCCATGGGAAACAAAAAGCAGTATCGCTTAGAAGTTTCTGATATGGATGGTTATCAACCAAGAGTGATGTTAGAGTCTTTTGAACCGATTATGTCACCGAGTTGGTCGCCAGATGCAAAATCAATTGCCTTTGTTTCTTTTGAAAGAAAGAGAGCAGAAATTTATTTATTAGATGTTGCAACAGGGCGACGTCAATTACTCACTAAATTTCCTGGTATTAATGGCGCGCCCGCTTGGTCGCCAGATGCATCTAAGCTCGCTTTGGTTTTATCCAAAGATGGTAGCCCTAAAATTTATGTATTGGATATTGCTTCTAAGAATTTGCAACAAATTACAACAGGCTATTCCATTGACACAGAACCTACATGGACACCAGATGGTCGGTCGTTGTACTTTACCTCCAATCGTGGCGGTAAGCCGCAGATTTACAAAGCCGAGGTAGCTAGCAAACAAGTATCACGCGTAACCTTTGTGGGTGGTTATAATGCCAGACCTAAGCTTACCGCAGATGGAAAATATTTAGTTATGATACATCGCTCTACTCCAGGTGTTTTCCATATTGCATCTCAGAATTTAGTAACGGGAGAGGTTAAAGTATTAACAGATTCTCGTTTAGATGAATCCCCCAGTTTGTCTCCGAACGGCGCTATGGTATTGTATGGAACCAAAGAAGGGGATCGCCGTGTGTTGGGCTTAGTTACCATTGACGGTCGTGGACACTTGCGCCTTCCCGCTCGCGAAGGTAGTGTTCAAGAGCCAGCGTGGTCACCGTTTTTATCATAA
- a CDS encoding queuosine precursor transporter: MINNSLFLLSLFLITACAWGFLRLGKSALITWIAFISLFANLFVLKQITLFGLNATASDIFAVGGLFGLNLLQEYYGKAAAKSAAWLSCACLFFFTLMSQIHLYYEPSAFDTTQQAYQHIFQHAPRIILASLFTLFIVQQFDIRLYPLIRGFFPKLPLLFASASSILISQTLDTALFTVLGLYGIAEALWQIFIVSLSIKLLTIVCLPFMAQISKKLIRYDRITAPN; the protein is encoded by the coding sequence ATGATAAATAACTCATTATTTTTGCTCAGTTTATTCTTGATCACAGCTTGTGCATGGGGATTCTTGAGGCTCGGCAAAAGTGCGCTCATTACGTGGATAGCCTTCATTAGCTTATTTGCGAATCTCTTTGTCTTAAAACAAATTACACTCTTTGGATTGAATGCAACTGCAAGCGATATTTTTGCGGTAGGCGGACTGTTTGGACTCAATTTACTACAAGAATATTATGGCAAAGCGGCAGCCAAATCAGCAGCATGGCTTTCTTGTGCCTGTCTCTTTTTCTTTACCTTAATGAGCCAAATACATCTCTATTATGAACCCAGCGCTTTTGATACCACGCAACAGGCTTACCAACATATTTTCCAACACGCGCCACGTATTATCCTTGCCTCACTCTTTACTTTGTTTATCGTGCAACAATTCGATATACGACTCTATCCATTGATTAGAGGCTTTTTTCCAAAGTTACCACTCTTGTTTGCCAGCGCGAGTTCTATATTGATCAGCCAAACTTTAGACACAGCGTTATTCACTGTGCTCGGCTTGTATGGGATTGCAGAAGCATTGTGGCAAATTTTTATCGTTAGTCTCAGTATTAAATTATTAACGATTGTATGTTTACCTTTTATGGCTCAAATAAGTAAGAAATTAATACGTTATGATCGAATCACAGCCCCAAATTAA
- the tolR gene encoding protein TolR yields MRKKRANNHVTAEINIVPYIDLMLVLLVIFMVTAPLLQQGVSVDLPQASAEALPPQDLEPIIVSVDKMGNYYLNIADNPTHTIDNNALTLRIAAELKRNPHRKVLVKGDQVVNYGKVVSAMVLVQRAGANGVGLITQDYGDSDNVAQK; encoded by the coding sequence ATGCGCAAAAAACGTGCAAATAATCACGTAACGGCTGAAATCAATATTGTGCCTTATATCGATCTAATGCTGGTATTGCTCGTGATCTTTATGGTGACGGCACCTTTGTTGCAGCAAGGGGTTTCAGTTGATTTGCCACAAGCTTCTGCAGAGGCTTTGCCGCCGCAAGATTTAGAACCCATCATTGTGAGTGTTGATAAAATGGGTAATTACTATCTGAATATTGCAGATAACCCAACACACACTATCGATAATAATGCTTTAACTTTAAGAATTGCGGCTGAGTTGAAAAGAAATCCACATCGCAAGGTATTAGTAAAAGGTGATCAAGTTGTGAACTATGGCAAAGTGGTTTCGGCGATGGTGTTAGTGCAACGCGCGGGAGCAAATGGGGTTGGCTTGATTACGCAAGATTATGGTGATTCTGATAATGTCGCGCAAAAATAA
- a CDS encoding YbgC/FadM family acyl-CoA thioesterase → MIDAMQPTFYYPVTVFYEDTDAAGVVYHANYLKFMERARTIFLQQKGIRLSDIIAQDKVQFLVRAASISYERPARLEQSLTVATKITKFGRASMHFKQNIFIDVARPETLVCSGDVVIVCTDLQYKPCAIPERILGEIKE, encoded by the coding sequence ATGATAGACGCAATGCAGCCCACATTTTATTACCCCGTCACTGTTTTTTATGAAGATACAGATGCAGCGGGTGTTGTATATCACGCAAACTATTTAAAATTTATGGAGCGTGCCAGAACTATTTTTCTACAGCAAAAAGGCATTAGACTAAGCGATATCATTGCTCAAGATAAGGTACAGTTTTTGGTACGTGCTGCGAGTATTTCTTACGAAAGACCCGCCAGATTGGAGCAATCCTTGACGGTAGCAACAAAAATTACTAAGTTTGGTCGAGCAAGCATGCATTTTAAGCAAAATATTTTTATTGATGTAGCGCGCCCTGAGACATTGGTCTGTTCAGGCGACGTCGTTATTGTGTGTACAGATTTACAGTATAAACCTTGTGCAATACCTGAGCGTATTTTAGGGGAGATTAAAGAGTGA
- the pal gene encoding peptidoglycan-associated lipoprotein Pal, with amino-acid sequence MMSIKGAKICLVGIALSMMVVGCSNKGASNRHASHGGDSTYAANAYGAGEGDAFDGRNLTDSERELLAKRKFFFDFDRDDIKSYDQASLNAHANYLKNNHNKVIRIEGHTDEQGSREYNVGLGERRGNAVSRFLMSNGVSPSQINVVSYGAEKPEAMGSGEDAYRQNRRAIIVYEQ; translated from the coding sequence ATGATGAGTATCAAAGGGGCAAAAATTTGTTTAGTGGGTATAGCTTTATCCATGATGGTGGTTGGTTGCTCAAACAAAGGTGCAAGCAATCGTCATGCAAGTCACGGTGGCGATTCAACATATGCGGCGAATGCTTATGGCGCTGGTGAAGGCGATGCTTTTGATGGCAGAAACTTAACCGACTCAGAAAGAGAGTTGTTAGCAAAAAGAAAATTCTTTTTCGACTTCGATCGTGATGATATCAAATCATACGATCAAGCATCTTTGAATGCGCATGCAAATTATTTAAAAAATAATCACAATAAAGTCATTCGTATTGAAGGTCATACCGATGAACAAGGTAGCCGTGAATATAACGTGGGCTTAGGTGAAAGACGTGGTAATGCAGTTAGCCGTTTCTTAATGTCTAATGGCGTTTCTCCTAGCCAAATTAATGTTGTAAGTTATGGCGCAGAAAAGCCAGAAGCAATGGGTTCTGGTGAAGATGCTTATCGCCAAAACCGTCGTGCTATTATTGTTTACGAACAATAG
- the ybgF gene encoding tol-pal system protein YbgF, giving the protein MEKKRKVLSSVFWVGLLLSPAWAAFAELPRVESLSAPPSASSNATTGWQDRSSGTASFQSDAYREEGFSNPSSQNPMLNLMQRMDALQMEVQELRGKLEEQGYQLEILRQAQQQGHVTAPKASGTTFTQPLSENSALKPTLVAGKLDTQFSAPVAAVAQMDNALSNDNGQLTNATLTEDEFNAPSNNSIDLASEESAYNRAYQFIQNKDYDSALVAFQAMLKAFPNGQYKPDAHYWMGEIYMVQGELDLASAQFNIVYQDYPQHTKASDALLKLGYVQYSKGQWQHSGNLLAKVQTQFPGTASARLANTRLQRMQQEGRL; this is encoded by the coding sequence ATGGAAAAGAAAAGAAAGGTTTTATCGTCTGTATTTTGGGTTGGGCTGCTATTGTCTCCGGCTTGGGCTGCTTTTGCAGAATTACCAAGAGTTGAGTCTCTTTCTGCTCCACCCTCTGCGTCTTCTAATGCGACGACAGGTTGGCAAGATAGAAGTAGTGGAACCGCTTCTTTTCAATCCGATGCTTATCGAGAAGAGGGATTTTCGAACCCCTCTTCTCAAAATCCTATGCTGAATCTCATGCAGCGTATGGATGCATTGCAGATGGAAGTTCAAGAACTCAGAGGTAAGTTAGAAGAGCAAGGATATCAGTTAGAGATTTTGCGACAAGCTCAGCAGCAAGGTCATGTGACTGCGCCTAAAGCAAGTGGCACCACCTTTACTCAACCCTTATCAGAAAATTCAGCGCTGAAACCAACTTTGGTTGCAGGGAAATTAGATACCCAATTCAGTGCGCCAGTTGCCGCAGTCGCTCAGATGGACAATGCATTAAGCAATGACAATGGGCAACTTACAAATGCGACGCTGACAGAAGATGAATTTAATGCACCATCAAACAACAGCATTGACCTTGCCAGTGAAGAAAGTGCTTACAATCGTGCTTATCAATTCATCCAAAATAAAGATTATGACAGCGCCTTGGTGGCATTTCAGGCAATGCTCAAAGCTTTTCCCAATGGGCAATACAAACCTGATGCACATTATTGGATGGGCGAAATTTACATGGTGCAAGGTGAATTAGATTTAGCATCTGCACAATTTAATATTGTCTATCAAGATTATCCGCAACATACTAAGGCATCGGATGCACTTTTAAAATTAGGTTATGTTCAATATTCTAAAGGTCAATGGCAGCATTCAGGTAATCTCTTGGCCAAAGTTCAGACGCAGTTTCCAGGCACCGCTTCTGCACGTTTAGCTAATACACGTCTACAAAGAATGCAACAAGAAGGTCGCTTATAG